The following proteins are encoded in a genomic region of Takifugu flavidus isolate HTHZ2018 chromosome 3, ASM371156v2, whole genome shotgun sequence:
- the tbx19 gene encoding T-box transcription factor TBX19 isoform X1 → MKVEGSQENRESGSLSYQNLRGHTGGTPACSPGSDERCMSRLLSAVESELEAGRQKGDPTERELRVMLEDVELWRKFQHITNEMIVTKNGRRMFPVLKISVSGLDPSSMYSFLLDFVPADSCRWKFANGEWVTAGRAESLREGRGHSSIYIHPDSPNFGAHWMKAAVTFNKVKLTNKVNGGGQIMLNSLHKYEPQLHIVCVGSRHRLVSNVSFKETQFIAVTAYQNEEITALKIKYNPFAKAFLDAKERNTGVRGLPESQECHAGIQPYWSMCATGGSAAFPYNVSLPLTSHHHHGYKHHSSFQGRHTPYPTAYLPHRAHASVCLPDSVQAFSDGWSSSSPRPVSSSSSLSSPTSLPLFSAAPSSPPPHPHNSSQYPSVWAAGCSELSPSHSPCSTDHGPLSSESFMPPNNSRVDGAGWLPGSTHSF, encoded by the exons ATGAAGGTTGAGGGCTCGCAAGAGAACAGGGAGTCTGGTTCTCTGTCCTACCAGAACCTCAGAGGTCACACCGGTGGAACACCCGCATGCAGCCCCGGCTCAGACGAACGCTGCATGTCCCGGCTGCTGAGCGCCGTGGAGAGCGAGCTGGAGGCTGGGCGCCAAAAAGGCGACCCGACGGAGAGAGAGCTGAGGGTGATGCTGGAGGATGTCGAGCTGTGGAGGAAGTTTCAGCACATCACCAACGAGATGATCGTCACCAAGAACGGACG CCGGATGTTTCCAGTGCTGAAGATAAGCGTGTCGGGTCTGGACCCCAGCTCCATGTACTCTTTCCTGCTCGACTTTGTTCCGGCCGACAGCTGCCGCTGGAAGTTTGCGAACGGCGAGTGGGTGACAGCTGGCCGGGCGGAGAGCCTCAGAGAGGGGCGGGGTCACAGCAGCATCTACATCCACCCTGACTCCCCCAACTTCGGAGCTCACTGGATGAAGGCCGCAGTGACCTTCAACAAGGTCAAACTTACCAACAAGGTCAACGGTGGAGGACAG ATCATGTTGAACTCTCTCCATAAGTACGAACCACAGCTCcacattgtgtgtgttgggtcTCGCCATCGCCTGGTCTCCAACGTCTCCTTCAAAGAGACCCAGTTCATTGCTGTCACAGCATATCAAAATGAAGAG ATTACTGCTCTGAAGATCAAATATAACCCCTTTGCTAAAGCTTTCCTGGATGCTAAAGAGAG GAACACAGGGGTGCGGGGACTACCTGAATCACAGGAATGTCACGCTGGGATTCAACCAT ACTGGTCAATGTGCGCCACTGGAGGAAGTGCAGCTTTTCCTTACAATGTCAGCCTCCCGCTgacatcacaccatcaccacggATACAAACACCACAGCAGTTTCCAGGGGCGACACACACCTTACCCGACTGCCTACCTGCCCCACCGTGCTCATGCCTCAG TTTGTTTGCCGGACAGTGTTCAGGCCTTTTCAGATGGGTGGAGCAGCTCCTCCCCTcgtcctgtctcctcctcttcctccttatcCTCCCCAACCTCCCTCCCTTTGTTCAGcgctgctccttcctcaccacctcctcacCCTCACAACTCCAG TCAGTATCCCTCTGTGTGGGCAGCTGGATGCAGCGAGCTAAGCCCCTCCCATTCTCCATGCTCCACCGACCATGGACCACTAAGTAGTGAGAGCTTCATGCCTCCAAATAACAGCCGAGTTGATGGTGCTGGATGGCTGCCTGGCTCCACCCACTCTTTTTAG
- the tbx19 gene encoding T-box transcription factor TBX19 isoform X2: protein MKVEGSQENRESGSLSYQNLRGHTGGTPACSPGSDERCMSRLLSAVESELEAGRQKGDPTERELRVMLEDVELWRKFQHITNEMIVTKNGRRMFPVLKISVSGLDPSSMYSFLLDFVPADSCRWKFANGEWVTAGRAESLREGRGHSSIYIHPDSPNFGAHWMKAAVTFNKVKLTNKVNGGGQIMLNSLHKYEPQLHIVCVGSRHRLVSNVSFKETQFIAVTAYQNEEITALKIKYNPFAKAFLDAKERNTGVRGLPESQECHAGIQPYWSMCATGGSAAFPYNVSLPLTSHHHHGYKHHSSFQGRHTPYPTAYLPHRAHASVCLPDSVQAFSDGWSSSSPRPVSSSSSLSSPTSLPLFSAAPSSPPPHPHNSSIPLCGQLDAAS, encoded by the exons ATGAAGGTTGAGGGCTCGCAAGAGAACAGGGAGTCTGGTTCTCTGTCCTACCAGAACCTCAGAGGTCACACCGGTGGAACACCCGCATGCAGCCCCGGCTCAGACGAACGCTGCATGTCCCGGCTGCTGAGCGCCGTGGAGAGCGAGCTGGAGGCTGGGCGCCAAAAAGGCGACCCGACGGAGAGAGAGCTGAGGGTGATGCTGGAGGATGTCGAGCTGTGGAGGAAGTTTCAGCACATCACCAACGAGATGATCGTCACCAAGAACGGACG CCGGATGTTTCCAGTGCTGAAGATAAGCGTGTCGGGTCTGGACCCCAGCTCCATGTACTCTTTCCTGCTCGACTTTGTTCCGGCCGACAGCTGCCGCTGGAAGTTTGCGAACGGCGAGTGGGTGACAGCTGGCCGGGCGGAGAGCCTCAGAGAGGGGCGGGGTCACAGCAGCATCTACATCCACCCTGACTCCCCCAACTTCGGAGCTCACTGGATGAAGGCCGCAGTGACCTTCAACAAGGTCAAACTTACCAACAAGGTCAACGGTGGAGGACAG ATCATGTTGAACTCTCTCCATAAGTACGAACCACAGCTCcacattgtgtgtgttgggtcTCGCCATCGCCTGGTCTCCAACGTCTCCTTCAAAGAGACCCAGTTCATTGCTGTCACAGCATATCAAAATGAAGAG ATTACTGCTCTGAAGATCAAATATAACCCCTTTGCTAAAGCTTTCCTGGATGCTAAAGAGAG GAACACAGGGGTGCGGGGACTACCTGAATCACAGGAATGTCACGCTGGGATTCAACCAT ACTGGTCAATGTGCGCCACTGGAGGAAGTGCAGCTTTTCCTTACAATGTCAGCCTCCCGCTgacatcacaccatcaccacggATACAAACACCACAGCAGTTTCCAGGGGCGACACACACCTTACCCGACTGCCTACCTGCCCCACCGTGCTCATGCCTCAG TTTGTTTGCCGGACAGTGTTCAGGCCTTTTCAGATGGGTGGAGCAGCTCCTCCCCTcgtcctgtctcctcctcttcctccttatcCTCCCCAACCTCCCTCCCTTTGTTCAGcgctgctccttcctcaccacctcctcacCCTCACAACTCCAG TATCCCTCTGTGTGGGCAGCTGGATGCAGCGAGCTAA
- the LOC130523034 gene encoding vesicle transport protein SFT2A-like isoform X1: MDKVKKVVGRDKDGKTDDEAGIIERAKETSTMSCGTRMKAFVVCFCLGVLMCFLGVSMLWLPGLGISIFAAFYTAGNVFALLSITFLVGPCKQLKSMCAIERAFATILMLAFMVLTVLGTFWWKIITLSLIFCACQFLAFTWYALSYVPFARYSEVSIRTSNCTPVVTEQRATTTMLMVC; this comes from the exons ATggataaagtaaagaaagtGGTGGGCCGTGACAAAGACGGAAAGACGGATGATGAAGCTGGTATTATTGAG AGAGCCAAAGAGACATCCACGATGTCTTGTGGAACCAGGATGAAGGCTTTTGtcgtctgtttttgtttgggcGTCCTGATGTGCTTCTTG GGTGTCTCTATGCTGTGGCTCCCAGGACTTGGTATTAGCATCTTTGCTGCCTTCTACACAGCAGGAAATGTCTTCGCTCTGCTGAG CATCACGTTCCTGGTTGGCCCGTGCAAGCAGCTGAAGTCGATGTGCGCCATCGAGAGAGCGTTTGCCACCATTCTGATGCTG GCCTTCATGGTGCTGACGGTGTTGGGTACTTTCTGG tgGAAAATCATCACTTTATCTTTGATCTTTTGTGCCTGTCAATTTCTGGCCTTCACCTG GTACGCGCTTTCATACGTTCCCTTTGCCAG GTACAGTGAGGTTTCCATCAGGACTTCCAACTGCACACCTGTCGTAACCGAGCAAagggcaacaacaacaatgctgaTGGTTTGCTGA
- the LOC130523034 gene encoding vesicle transport protein SFT2A-like isoform X2, translated as MDKVKKVVGRDKDGKTDDEAGIIERAKETSTMSCGTRMKAFVVCFCLGVLMCFLGVSMLWLPGLGISIFAAFYTAGNVFALLSITFLVGPCKQLKSMCAIERAFATILMLAFMVLTVLGTFWWKIITLSLIFCACQFLAFTWYALSYVPFARECLLKCCRCCCTV; from the exons ATggataaagtaaagaaagtGGTGGGCCGTGACAAAGACGGAAAGACGGATGATGAAGCTGGTATTATTGAG AGAGCCAAAGAGACATCCACGATGTCTTGTGGAACCAGGATGAAGGCTTTTGtcgtctgtttttgtttgggcGTCCTGATGTGCTTCTTG GGTGTCTCTATGCTGTGGCTCCCAGGACTTGGTATTAGCATCTTTGCTGCCTTCTACACAGCAGGAAATGTCTTCGCTCTGCTGAG CATCACGTTCCTGGTTGGCCCGTGCAAGCAGCTGAAGTCGATGTGCGCCATCGAGAGAGCGTTTGCCACCATTCTGATGCTG GCCTTCATGGTGCTGACGGTGTTGGGTACTTTCTGG tgGAAAATCATCACTTTATCTTTGATCTTTTGTGCCTGTCAATTTCTGGCCTTCACCTG GTACGCGCTTTCATACGTTCCCTTTGCCAG GGAATGCCTCCTCAAATGTTGTCGTTGCTGTTGCACCGTGTGA
- the si:ch211-207l14.1 gene encoding histone H3.v1, which translates to MDSDLEKAEEFSDTEDPLSHLSVDDEEEEQEGDEEKEEEDDEEDAKIFNAWMLKYKGGEHHEKPEKEDAEEEDPETGQLESGSTTESPVKMRADRRASLPCPSALSSIHLSRLHSSTRAPVTASVLLRRSSSRRLLPLPQEATAPTPERRPSIISTIPKTIVTEKRATFRRRNVMSLSDADSVCLICHNDLSKGTGGTTELQCSHSFHKECIQEWLWRKQFCPTCRVQVSMPQPVFWSSTRDKVP; encoded by the exons ATGGATTCAGACCTTGAAAAAGCTGAAGAATTCTCTGACACAGAAGACCCCCTGAGCCATCTCAGTgtagatgatgaagaggaggaacaggagggagacgaagagaaggaagaagaagatgacgaGGAAGATGCAAAAATTTTCAATGCTTGGATGCTGAAATACAAGGGCGGGGAACATCATGAGAAACCAGAGAAAGAGGATGCTGAGGAAGAAGACCCAGAAACAGGACAGCTTGAAAGCGGAAGCACCACAGAATCCCCAGTGAAAATGAGGGCTGACCGTCGGGCTTCGCTGCCATGTCCA TCAGCACTTTCGTCCATACACCTGTCTCGTCTGCACTCATCCACGAGGGCCCCGGTGACAGCAAGCGTGCTGCTGCGACGGTCCTCATCACGGCGTCTCCTCCCATTGCCACAGGAAGCCACTGCCCCCACCCCCGAAAGAAGACCCTCTATCATCAGCACGATCCCTAAAACCATAGTAACAGAGAAGCGGGCCACATTCAGAAGACGCAACGTCATGTCACTG AGCGATGCAGACAGCGTGTGTCTGATCTGTCACAATGACCTGAGTAAAGGAACCGGCGGCACCACAGAACTGCAGTGTTCTCACAGCTTTCACAaagag TGTATCCAGGAGTGGCTATGGAGGAAACAATTCTGTCCGACCTGTCGTGTCCAGGTGTCGATGCCACAGCCCGTCTTTTGGAGCTCCACTCGTGACAAAGTCCCCTGA
- the LOC130523020 gene encoding zinc finger protein 271-like isoform X2, which produces MRRMASPPPLSSLRLLIPPLRLLTAAMWQVARRQSMKNLVMLEDFVSLVTETVPQLLTERQKSLLLVALRAKVALSDADPQAVQAHFGKIHSVSEPDEEVDKCWAALLNLNKKLTECPADRQRLLEEVFNYSFDSALQSLISDFLYKIEQLFPVPDFKQAAFWLETAPGVVDDSMQEVDREDLRELLTSQSYSQEQAVATVDQNTENVLLSAWSHPLLTKLTNPDSPTTSREVQSDPFPDMVPPVHLGVELVEEEVVVALNEEELEEVEEAVIGQVMSPVDQEASEVGGDEGAVNMEVDRSEDKFAVQSEDIGNQSHQSCSEVLAEPLYSMSHNSQRVAHKCPRCGKCFIYRSQVIRHLRTNKLCAPTSTVAENVPVQLKPGLQEEPPAQESHLLEPHPLKTHTCFQCDTTFRTDSELLTHQRSHRTRTVYQCDLCKKKFHHLASLSNHKQAHLGKSGFTCSRGEKEIKSKEPRAARLQPQLMCTVCHQTFSSQKLLLRHLQTHSAEGVEPCYSCRFCDQTFSGVTQLRIHQRTHTFRAYKCDQCSKMYSSLTGLNSHRASHINESRFLCPQCGKCFKTRDGLEGHLRRHAGERPYRCPHCPKDFTALAGLNVHVRRHTGERPYVCTICSKGWPSGGDLQKHMRTHTGERPYVCENCGKAFTLSCHLTEHRRIHTGEKPYSCPECGKCLRRKFDLKKHMLSHSSVRPYTCMYCSKSYTRKTHLNRHLLTHKSANSQEAIAEMV; this is translated from the exons ATGCGTAGAATGG cctcccctccccctctatcCTCTCTTcgcctcctcatccctcccctcCGCCTGCTGACGGCAGCGATGTGGCAGGTTGCACGACGGCAGAGCATGAAGAATTTGGTGATGTTGGAGGACTTTGTTTCCCTGGTGACTGAAACAGTCCCGCAGCTCCTAacagaaagacagaagagtCTTCTGCTGGTGGCACTTAGAGCCAAG GTTGCCCTCAGTGATGCAGATCCACAAGCTGTCCAAGCCCATTTCGGGAAAATCCACTCAGTTTCAGag CCAGATGAAGAGGTGGACAAATGCTGGGCTGCTCTGTTGAACCTCAACAAGAAACTGACAGAGTGTCCAGCAGACAGACAGCGCCttctggag GAGGTCTTCAACTACAGTTTTGACTCTGCCCTCCAGTCCCTCATTTCTGATTTCCTTTACAAAATCGAGCAGCTGTTCCCTGTACCTGACTTCAAACAG GCTGCTTTCTGGCTCGAAACTGCTCCTGGAGTTGTGGATGATTCTATGCAGGAAGTCGACAGGGAGGATCTGAGAGAGCTGCTGACCAGTCAGAGCTATTCCCAAGAGCAAGCTGTAGCCACTG tggACCAAAATACAGAAAACGTTCTACTCTCGGCCTGGTCTCACCCACTTTTGACCAAGCTGACCAATCCCGACTCTCCCACCACTTCCAGAGAGGTCCAGTCAGACCCTTTTCCTGACATGGTGCCTCCTGTCCATCTGGGTGTGGAGCtggtagaggaggaggtggtggtggcgctcaacgaggaggagctggaggaggttgAGGAGGCCGTGATTGGTCAGGTCATGTCACCTGTGGATCAGGAGGCTTCGGAGGtagggggtgatgaaggtgctgTCAATATGGAAGTTGACAG GTCAGAAGACAAATTTGCTGTCCAATCAGAAGACATAG GGAACCAATCACATCAATCGTGTTCTGAGGTCTTGGCGGAGCCTTTGTATAGTATGTCCCATAATTCCCAGCGGGTGGCGCACAAGTGTCCTCGGTGTGGGAAATGTTTTATATACCGTTCTCAG GTGATTCGTCACTTGCGCACCAACAAGCTGTGTGCCCCAACATCCACGGTGGCCGAAAATGTCCCAGTGCAACTTAAACCTGGCCTTCAGGAAGAGCCTCCTGCGCAAGAATCCCACCTCCTGGAGCCCCACCCACTCAAAACCCATACGTGCTTCCAGTGCGACACCACTTTCAGAACTGACTCAGAGCTGCTGACGCATCAGCGCAGCCATCGCACTCGCACCGTCTACCAGTGTGACCTGTGTAAGAAAAAGTTCCACCACCTTGCCAGTCTGTCCAATCACAAACAAGCACATCTGGGCAAAAgtggtttcacctgcagccgGGGTGAAAAGGAGATTAAGTCGAAGGAGCCGAGGGCGGCGCGGCTGCAGCCTCAGCTCATGTGCACGGTGTGCCACCAGACCTTCAGCtcccagaagctgctgctgcgacACTTGCAGACACACTCGGCAGAGGGGGTGGAGCCTTGCTACAGCTGCCGCTTCTGCGACCAGACCTTCTCAG GGGTGACCCAGCTTCGGATCCatcagcgcacacacacgttccgAGCATACAAATGTGACCAGTGCAGCAAAATGTACAGCTCTCTGACCGGCCTCAACTCACACAGGGCGAGCCACATCAACGAGAGTCGCTTCCTGTGCCCCCAGTGCGGCAAGTGCTTTAAAACCCGCGATGGACTCGAAGGCCACCTGAGGAGGCACGCTGGGGAGCGGCCGTATCGCTGCCCCCATTGTCCCAAAGATTTCACGGCTCTCGCAGGACTCAATGTGCACGTGCGGCGGCACACGGGCGAGCGACCTTATGTGTGTACAATTTGCAGCAAAGGATGGCCGTCTGGAGGAGATCTACAGAAGCAcatgaggacacacacaggtgaacggCCGTACGTCTGTGAGAACTGCGGGAAGGCCTTCACCCTCTCCTGTCACCTGACCGAGCACAGGAGGATCCACACAG GAGAAAAACCGTACTCGTGTCCGGAATGCGGAAAATGTCTCAGGAGGAAGTTTGACCTGAAGAAGCACATGTTGTCTCACAGTAGTGTTCGTCCATACACCTGCATGTACTGTTCTAAAAGCTACACCCGCAAAACTCACCTGAACAGACACCTGCTGACTCACAAGTCTGCCAACAGCCAGGAAGCCATAGCAGAGATGGTGTGA
- the LOC130523020 gene encoding zinc finger protein 271-like isoform X1: MRRMASPPPLSSLRLLIPPLRLLTAAMWQVARRQSMKNLVMLEDFVSLVTETVPQLLTERQKSLLLVALRAKVALSDADPQAVQAHFGKIHSVSEQPDEEVDKCWAALLNLNKKLTECPADRQRLLEEVFNYSFDSALQSLISDFLYKIEQLFPVPDFKQAAFWLETAPGVVDDSMQEVDREDLRELLTSQSYSQEQAVATVDQNTENVLLSAWSHPLLTKLTNPDSPTTSREVQSDPFPDMVPPVHLGVELVEEEVVVALNEEELEEVEEAVIGQVMSPVDQEASEVGGDEGAVNMEVDRSEDKFAVQSEDIGNQSHQSCSEVLAEPLYSMSHNSQRVAHKCPRCGKCFIYRSQVIRHLRTNKLCAPTSTVAENVPVQLKPGLQEEPPAQESHLLEPHPLKTHTCFQCDTTFRTDSELLTHQRSHRTRTVYQCDLCKKKFHHLASLSNHKQAHLGKSGFTCSRGEKEIKSKEPRAARLQPQLMCTVCHQTFSSQKLLLRHLQTHSAEGVEPCYSCRFCDQTFSGVTQLRIHQRTHTFRAYKCDQCSKMYSSLTGLNSHRASHINESRFLCPQCGKCFKTRDGLEGHLRRHAGERPYRCPHCPKDFTALAGLNVHVRRHTGERPYVCTICSKGWPSGGDLQKHMRTHTGERPYVCENCGKAFTLSCHLTEHRRIHTGEKPYSCPECGKCLRRKFDLKKHMLSHSSVRPYTCMYCSKSYTRKTHLNRHLLTHKSANSQEAIAEMV, translated from the exons ATGCGTAGAATGG cctcccctccccctctatcCTCTCTTcgcctcctcatccctcccctcCGCCTGCTGACGGCAGCGATGTGGCAGGTTGCACGACGGCAGAGCATGAAGAATTTGGTGATGTTGGAGGACTTTGTTTCCCTGGTGACTGAAACAGTCCCGCAGCTCCTAacagaaagacagaagagtCTTCTGCTGGTGGCACTTAGAGCCAAG GTTGCCCTCAGTGATGCAGATCCACAAGCTGTCCAAGCCCATTTCGGGAAAATCCACTCAGTTTCAGag CAGCCAGATGAAGAGGTGGACAAATGCTGGGCTGCTCTGTTGAACCTCAACAAGAAACTGACAGAGTGTCCAGCAGACAGACAGCGCCttctggag GAGGTCTTCAACTACAGTTTTGACTCTGCCCTCCAGTCCCTCATTTCTGATTTCCTTTACAAAATCGAGCAGCTGTTCCCTGTACCTGACTTCAAACAG GCTGCTTTCTGGCTCGAAACTGCTCCTGGAGTTGTGGATGATTCTATGCAGGAAGTCGACAGGGAGGATCTGAGAGAGCTGCTGACCAGTCAGAGCTATTCCCAAGAGCAAGCTGTAGCCACTG tggACCAAAATACAGAAAACGTTCTACTCTCGGCCTGGTCTCACCCACTTTTGACCAAGCTGACCAATCCCGACTCTCCCACCACTTCCAGAGAGGTCCAGTCAGACCCTTTTCCTGACATGGTGCCTCCTGTCCATCTGGGTGTGGAGCtggtagaggaggaggtggtggtggcgctcaacgaggaggagctggaggaggttgAGGAGGCCGTGATTGGTCAGGTCATGTCACCTGTGGATCAGGAGGCTTCGGAGGtagggggtgatgaaggtgctgTCAATATGGAAGTTGACAG GTCAGAAGACAAATTTGCTGTCCAATCAGAAGACATAG GGAACCAATCACATCAATCGTGTTCTGAGGTCTTGGCGGAGCCTTTGTATAGTATGTCCCATAATTCCCAGCGGGTGGCGCACAAGTGTCCTCGGTGTGGGAAATGTTTTATATACCGTTCTCAG GTGATTCGTCACTTGCGCACCAACAAGCTGTGTGCCCCAACATCCACGGTGGCCGAAAATGTCCCAGTGCAACTTAAACCTGGCCTTCAGGAAGAGCCTCCTGCGCAAGAATCCCACCTCCTGGAGCCCCACCCACTCAAAACCCATACGTGCTTCCAGTGCGACACCACTTTCAGAACTGACTCAGAGCTGCTGACGCATCAGCGCAGCCATCGCACTCGCACCGTCTACCAGTGTGACCTGTGTAAGAAAAAGTTCCACCACCTTGCCAGTCTGTCCAATCACAAACAAGCACATCTGGGCAAAAgtggtttcacctgcagccgGGGTGAAAAGGAGATTAAGTCGAAGGAGCCGAGGGCGGCGCGGCTGCAGCCTCAGCTCATGTGCACGGTGTGCCACCAGACCTTCAGCtcccagaagctgctgctgcgacACTTGCAGACACACTCGGCAGAGGGGGTGGAGCCTTGCTACAGCTGCCGCTTCTGCGACCAGACCTTCTCAG GGGTGACCCAGCTTCGGATCCatcagcgcacacacacgttccgAGCATACAAATGTGACCAGTGCAGCAAAATGTACAGCTCTCTGACCGGCCTCAACTCACACAGGGCGAGCCACATCAACGAGAGTCGCTTCCTGTGCCCCCAGTGCGGCAAGTGCTTTAAAACCCGCGATGGACTCGAAGGCCACCTGAGGAGGCACGCTGGGGAGCGGCCGTATCGCTGCCCCCATTGTCCCAAAGATTTCACGGCTCTCGCAGGACTCAATGTGCACGTGCGGCGGCACACGGGCGAGCGACCTTATGTGTGTACAATTTGCAGCAAAGGATGGCCGTCTGGAGGAGATCTACAGAAGCAcatgaggacacacacaggtgaacggCCGTACGTCTGTGAGAACTGCGGGAAGGCCTTCACCCTCTCCTGTCACCTGACCGAGCACAGGAGGATCCACACAG GAGAAAAACCGTACTCGTGTCCGGAATGCGGAAAATGTCTCAGGAGGAAGTTTGACCTGAAGAAGCACATGTTGTCTCACAGTAGTGTTCGTCCATACACCTGCATGTACTGTTCTAAAAGCTACACCCGCAAAACTCACCTGAACAGACACCTGCTGACTCACAAGTCTGCCAACAGCCAGGAAGCCATAGCAGAGATGGTGTGA
- the f2 gene encoding prothrombin → MAGPTVKPLTVLLLFLLHSCLANHVFLSSRSASQVLVRSRRANQMFEEIKAGNLERECMEEMCDQEEAREVFEQPDTTEAFWKKYLDCNGNQLPRTEANIIAFKECIDGFCISGRGLNYAGNVNISKSGIQCQHWKHSFPHPIMREYNASEPNSILQENFCRNPNNSPDGPWCFTTDPTVQKETCRVPICGEAFVPPTLTPKHFKTIHSSCISNYGVDYVGDLDVSAKGHACLKWSSPEVVTLSQNKGFNPDINLPGNKCRNPDKDPEGPWCYVNASGKVIVDYCDLPVCEDLLSQEETLDTGAQQRTTLSSSKKRFFNPRTFGEGEDECGRRPLFEQINNKDASEDELLQSYREKRIVGGDEAEVASAPWQVMLYKRSPQELLCGASLISNEWVLTAAHCILYPPWNKNFSASDILVRLGKHNRAKFEQGIEKIMVVDRIIVHPKYNWKENLNRDIALLHLRRPIPFSNVIHPICLPDKKVARMLMTTGFKGRVTGWGNLKESFNPAARNLPTNLQQIHLPIAEEDVCRSSTSIRITDNMFCAGYKPEDNKRGDACEGDSGGPFVMKHPEENRWYQMGIVSWGEGCDRDGKYGFYTHVFRMTKWMRKVIEQSDNNDDS, encoded by the exons ATGGCGGGACCAACAGTTAAACCGCTCaccgtcctgctgctgttcctgctgcacagctgtctgGCCAATCATG TTTTCCTCAGCAGCCGTTCAGCCTCACAGGTGCTGGTCAGGAGCCGACGGGCCAATCAGATGTTTGAGGAGATAAAAGCAG GAAACCTTGAGAGAGAGTGTATGGAGGAAATGTGTGACCAGGAAGAAGCCAGAGAGGTGTTTGAACAGCCGGATACGACG GAAGCCTTTTGGAAGAAGTATCTGG ACTGTAATGGAAATCAGCTGCCGAGAACAGAAGCCAACATCATCGCTTTCAAAGAGTGTATAGATG ggtttTGCATTTCTGGCAGAGGACTAAACTACGCAGGAAATGTCAACATCTCAAAATCTGGAATTCAGTGTCAGCACTGGAAACACAGCTTCCCACATCCCATAATGAG GGAGTACAATGCTTCAGAGCCAAACAgcatcctccaggagaacttcTGCCGTAACCCAAACAACAGTCCGGATGGACCCTGGTGTTTCACCACAGACCCCACAGTCCAAAAGGAGACCTGCAGGGTTCCCATATGTG GAGAAGCCTTCGTTCCACCAACTCTGACCCCTAAACACTTCAAAACTATCCATTCTTCGTGCATTTCAAACTATGGCGTAGACTACGTTGGTGACCTGGATGTCTCAGCGAAGGGCCACGCCTGTTTGAAGTGGTCCTCTCCTGAAGTCGTGACCCTCAGCCAGAATAAGGGCTTCAATCCTGATATCAACCTGCCTGGTAACAAGTGTCGAAACCCCGACAAAGATCCAGAGGGCCCCTGGTGCTACGTGAATGCTTCTGGGAAAGTGATAGTCGACTACTGTGACCTTCCAGTGTGCG AGGACTTACTCAGTCAGGAAGAGACGCTGGATACTGGAGCCCAGCAGCGCACAACCCTATCCTCTTCCAAGAAAAGATTTTTTAATCCCCGTACAtttggagaaggagaagacg AGTGTGGACGGCGACCCCTGTTTGAACAGATAAACAACAAGGACGCCAGCGAGGACGAGTTGTTGCAGTCCTACCGGGAGAAACGCATCGTGGGCGGCGACGAAGCCGAGGTGGCTTCAGCACCATG GCAGGTGATGCTGTACAAACGGAGCCcacaggagctgctgtgtggagCCAGTCTGATCAGCAATGAGTGGGTCCTCACTGCAGCACACTGCATCCTCTACCCACCCTGGAACAAGAACTTCAGCGCGTCTGACATACTGGTGCGCCTGGGCAAACACAACAGGGCCAA GTTTGAGCAAGGCATCGAGAAGATAATGGTGGTCGACCGAATAATCGTCCACCCAAAGTACAACTGGAAGGAGAACCTGAACCGTGACATCGCTCTGCTGCACCTCAGACGGCCAATTCCATTCAGCAATGTGATCCACCCGATCTGTCTGCCGGACAAGAAGGTCGCCAGGAT GTTGATGACCACGGGGTTTAAGGGTCGAGTCACTGGCTGGGGAAACCTCAAGGAAAGCTTTAACCCAGCAGCAAGAAATCTACCCACAAACCTTCAACAAATCCATCTACCGATCGCAGAAGAGGACGTGTGCCGCAGCTCCACGTCAATCAGGATTACAGATAACATGTTCTGTGCCG GCTATAAACCAGAGGACAACAAACGTGGCGATGCCTGTGAGGGAGACAGCGGTGGACCCTTCGTTATGAAG catccagaaGAGAACCGCTGGTACCAGATGGGAATCGTGTCGTGGGGTGAGGGCTGTGATCGGGATGGAAAGTACGGCTTCTACACTCACGTCTTCAGGATGACCAAGTGGATGAGGAAAGTTATCGAGCAGTCAGACAACAATGACGACTCATGA